The Papilio machaon chromosome 2, ilPapMach1.1, whole genome shotgun sequence genome segment TCTATTCGGTCTGCACAGGCATAGCGCCTACACGGCTGAAAGAACAACATTTCGGCGACATCGGCTTGTGGACGAACCTCTATGAGATTGTATTGCGCAAAAGCCTTGTGAATGACCGGCTTTACTTGTTGAGATAAATCTTTCTAAAGCAGTATAGATTCTGGTCTATATTTAGGTTTAATCTCTCGTAATACAATAGTGGATCTTCAATATGAAGAAAACTTCaagatcttttaaaaatttaaattgaccaaaTGAACAGCATATAGTCacatattatatgtatgtaatatcttTATGTATCTGTAATGTAAGTAAGACGTACTGGAAAGTAGAATAGcttataagtaaaaagtaattttcgtCACAAAAATTACCAATCTATTGGCATGTTTTATATACCAACACACCACTTGTCactctttttgttttttatttttgtttatcagCTGTCATTTTTTCACCTTTTTTTGGTAACGGTGTAAATTTTAcagtttatgataaaaatcaattagtcaaaaatcgatttttaaagaaaaaaaatcgattttacaaaaaaatctttaaaatttcagGGAAAACATAGAAATTCAAgccataaaagctacaatcgccaactcgaccgtcaataatgtatattttagccGATTTTTCCTAAACACTaattgtcataaaatattttatagaataaaataaaattaagtaaatgtattaaaagcaTCTCATCGATAGCGCTGTTTGAAAAatcgaataattaatttaattgattttaaaaaatcgacttttgtataaaaattatcgtttcataaaaatcaaaatactttagaaaaataaaactccgATTGCAAATATATGGTGCAATTTGCAAAATGTGAGTTATCACTTATCACTATTTCACAATGTCTGAAGTACTAGGTGAGTCAAAGAAGTGCCAAATTATAAGTAGATAGTAAGATGTGCTAATAGTTTTTAccaagttatattaaaatagttgtaaGATGATTTATAGTATAGTATTATTAgatattagtatattatattagatatattatagtatagtatattagatatagtattggttatatttatagtatttataatatggcACAATAGGATTTCATGCTTAAAATAATCAGagataagttatatttttatgaatactgtacttaatattaataatttacaacagAATTTGctttaaatcataatttacTTAGCAGTTCAACAGACAATATTTATCCATGTCTTTTAAATTCGAAACCTTATCCTACATAAAttgttagtatatttttaggAACACCATACAAGATATGCAGAGTAGATAACTGTGGAATAAGAGTGAAAGTAAAAGTTGAAGGATATGGACCTATATATGCTGTACTTCATCTACTTGCTAAAAAGTGTCCACATGTTGAAGTTTAcaaggtatttttatttaattgaatcttGTTTTGGATCACAGATAATACTAGTTTTGGAAAGCTcatcatattattttgttaccagATTTCTTTGGGGAGATTAACACAAATAGAAAGACCTGGACATGAACCTATAGTTCAGGATTTGAATGGAATAGATTGgtcaattttaaatgaattcttTATATCATGGTACGGCAACATTATCCGTATTGGCCTCATCGGCAACCAAAATGTTCTTGAGTTCAATCAAGAAAGAAAAATCTCAAAAGTCATTGGTTTTGCCAAGTTGGTGACAATAACTGCAGATTCTCCATCTCAACTTTGTTCGAGCGACtggatatttaaaagtaatttgaatTCCCTTGATTATAACTAGCAACTATTATAAACTGTTAGCTTACAGAAATTCAACAATAATACagagttttaatgttttagatATTCAGAAATAACACTAATAGATGATATATTAACACATTGTTGATCGgcaattttactgaaaatttatCTCATGTCACCATGTTATGGAAGTTTGGTGTAATATCATGTTTGTTCCACTCTTCTTCCAAATTTTCGTCACTATCTGAtgctattatatttatttttttatatttcggtGGCCTAATATCAGAATCGCTCTTCTGATAcagtataattttaacagttaCCACAATTTGATTCACAATCACTTGGACAATCAGATAAAGAATCCGcgtatatttaattgaaagatTCTTCATTACGTTCCATCatcgttttttaatttttttaaattattaaattttttttacaacaaaagatTTGGCGGGTCTTATAAACGGGAGAAACAGCTTGTGTTATCGTGGCCGGTCAGCAACGTTCGGCCATAAAAACACGAGATGATGAAACATGATTGTAAATTAAGGTCGAGATAATTGAATTGGTTGAAAGCAATGGGCAATcacaagtaaaatataatataaatctcTTTTAAGGTCCACCAGAGATAGTGTATTTACCAAGGTGTATCGAAATAAGGGACAGTAAACTGCATTGGAGGTCTTTGGATGGTGATAAACTACCTGCCAATGCCATAATAGGGGGGTTTCAAAATGACCCAATTTATATAGCTCGAGCAAAACACAGAGGATCCCTTTGTCCtggaaaatatatacattcACAACGTTGCGCCTATATTGCTTGGGGCTTTAGTGAACATCGAAAGGATAAATTTGAGGTAATTATTGACTTGATgctattaatttgtttttatttcttcttctcAGTCGTTCAGACTGGTTGTAGTCATCAAGTAGGTGTCGTGACCCTTTTCACTAGACAACTCCACTCTTCTCGTGCTGCTGCTTTTTTGGCACATACATACAAGAGGATGTCtaccttatttttatttagtaatgtGTAAAACTCGACAAAAACCATAGTTTCATATCTTTCTGTCATAAGGAGACATACAAGCTGGGTTTTACCTAATGTTAAATGACCTATGCCAATAAATGAAGATTTCTGGTCTTACTTCTTATAGGACACTGAGCcttattttttagaaatacaCCAGAGGCCAGAATTtaactgtaataatattaaaaatgtcttgTTTCAGATTCTATGTGGCTTAAATGTCAGATGGGTCAAGtgtaaaggaaaaaatatacCTGAGAATGCATTTATCGGAGGCACATCAGAAGTCAATAATGAACCACTATATATAGGTCGTGCTAAGTATGGCAGTGATCTTATATGTGGTAAAGTACATCTGTTATATGGCACTTGTTATTTACCATACAATGGCAGTGAACTTGAATACAAGTCCTATGAAATATTGGTTATACCAGATATTCCTCCACGTAGTATACAAGACTCACAACATTGTTGTGTTAGCAgctaatgttaataaataagaatataaaatatttatttttttatttgaattaataaatgactaagatttaaaatgttttctttaattttacaccATTTCTGAAGGCCGCGCTGAAAACCAGCGCCTGCAGTGACAAGCTGGATGCAGCATCAGCTGAGCCTCTTCCCATTAGCcaagaactattttttttctctttaattgatatctttataagtttaatttgttttgtttttggttaaactgtattttttttttctaatgaatTTCATAGGATATTCGTCAATAtgctactatttattttagttgttaaataataaagaaaataaacacatataatttttacatttttatttataaataattcatcaaaatataacacaaacaATTACTAGCAATAATAAATAGctagataaaatatagttattatgcAGTGcagcaaaataatataattataggcACAGCGTGAATCATCTTTATTCGTCTGAGCAGTTTCACTGCGCACAAAGCTTACTTGCTACGTGATataatatcataattttttttttctttcacttGTCATGTTTTAAGCCATCAGTACTTCATAGTCAGGGAAACCTAGTTCCTGTCCACCGAATGGGATGTAGCAGACACCGTGCGAGGGTTGTACTTTCCCCGTGGTGATGCTGCCCTCATGACGTACACGGCCGATGTATAGAGGCTCCCCGTCTTCGGACTCGCCGCCAGGGAACGCCCCCGGAGGAATGTTGGATCCACTCACAGGCACCCAGTTGTTAGGACCACCCACAAGGacctgaaattaaatttacatctatagaaaacattgatatttatattataattgattcCTGTTGGAAACAGTTCTGGCATACCATTTTCACTACCCAttcgtgtttttttaatacaacttttttaatgtCACTGTTTGATGGTTTCACTGTTTTTAGTTTTGAGAGAAATTGGTGAACACATCATCAGCTAATATGACTAGATATGATTTGTAACTCGATAGTAGAACGTCGTTATAGTGGTTTATTGTTGCCTACCTGATATTGCCCTTTGCCGTGTTCCTGTCCGCCCCAGGGAACGTAGGCGCAGCCGTGAGAGGTAACCAGTTTTCCGGGCAGCATGGCGCCCTCGTGCTGTGCGCGGGCCACGTACAGCGGCTCGCCGGAGCAGTCTTGTCCGCCGACCACGGCGCCCGGCACTACCTGCCCACTGCTCGCGTCCATCCACACGCCCGCCCCGCCCGAAGGCGCCACCGCTGGCGCTGCGCCCGGGTAGCCCGCCGGCGCTGCGCCGGGGTAGCCCGCCGGCGGACTGTACAGGGCCGCCGCTGTAGGCGCCGATGGCGCTACTGTATAGTAAAgatcgtattaaaaaaattgttggtaCTTTGTcttagttttatttgatagcaaagaaaaacgttaaaataaaatttgaattagaCGAAAAAACATAACggaaattttaaactaaatatacatacatatgcaTGCACTTTTTTTCATGGCAGCGGAggttacttaaaaattaagaacaaCGTAATAATCACTAATGCTTCTGTAGATATGTATACGTCCTTGTATGCATGCaatgttatcaaaataattaaaactgatTATAAAGAAACAGTAAAGAAAGAAGCCAATTTACTCAAAATGTACCCAACATACCACGAAAACCATTCAACATCTGGATGTATTTGCCGAGGACTAGTTATACACATACGAAAATACAGAATCTATACATTAATCGTGTAATATACAAATTGTTAGATGCATACTTGATTATATGCGAATGTATTCAATGACACAGAAAATACATAGAAACAGCAATTAACATCGGAAGCAAAATCTCTAAAAATTGTATCGACACTCAACGAGACGCTCCGCCGCTGTAGAAATGCCTGATGCGCCAGCTGCCGTGCGCGCCGTAACCCGACCGTACCCCGAAGTGCGTCACCGGGAAGGGGGTCGGGTCTACCCACTCCATTATCACTGCCCCATTTGACCCGTCGCGAACAATCAACCTGCCGCATCTCCATTCGATCAGGAATTTCCTAAACTCGTTGGGATTCATCAGACCGGGCGTCGGAACTGTCACCTACGGACCGTTACAATGCCTTACATTCTGTGATcgatttacaattaatatctTATTACGACACTTAATCTTGTACGCTACCTTGTCGGGCTTCTGTCTGCAGTGTCTGATAACGGACTGGGTATTCTCCCAGCCGCCGAGGATAAACTCGTACATGGGATCCATCTCGCCGGGTCCCGGCGACAAACATACGTGGCAGTTATGGGGACCACGGTACTCAAATTCCAGGGAGCCGGCCGCTACGGGTCCGAATTTATATTCTAACTTGTCCG includes the following:
- the LOC106716927 gene encoding uncharacterized protein LOC106716927 encodes the protein MSEVLGTPYKICRVDNCGIRVKVKVEGYGPIYAVLHLLAKKCPHVEVYKISLGRLTQIERPGHEPIVQDLNGIDWSILNEFFISWYGNIIRIGLIGNQNVLEFNQERKISKVIGFAKLVTITADSPSQLCSSDWIFKSPPEIVYLPRCIEIRDSKLHWRSLDGDKLPANAIIGGFQNDPIYIARAKHRGSLCPGKYIHSQRCAYIAWGFSEHRKDKFEILCGLNVRWVKCKGKNIPENAFIGGTSEVNNEPLYIGRAKYGSDLICGKVHLLYGTCYLPYNGSELEYKSYEILVIPDIPPRSIQDSQHCCVSS
- the LOC106716925 gene encoding uncharacterized protein LOC106716925 isoform X1 codes for the protein MANVMDVSTPDNLQYQFFPVSSGVVQFKVRTPNDAHVALTMAPQDSEPIYEIMIGGWGNTKSVIRKNKTRPDKVEIETPGIVNGGEFRGFWVRWDGGVVSAGREGESIPFISWADPEPFPVAFVGVCTGWGATGTWKIEEAEEFNTPDKLEYKFGPVAAGSLEFEYRGPHNCHVCLSPGPGEMDPMYEFILGGWENTQSVIRHCRQKPDKVTVPTPGLMNPNEFRKFLIEWRCGRLIVRDGSNGAVIMEWVDPTPFPVTHFGVRSGYGAHGSWRIRHFYSGGASLAPSAPTAAALYSPPAGYPGAAPAGYPGAAPAVAPSGGAGVWMDASSGQVVPGAVVGGQDCSGEPLYVARAQHEGAMLPGKLVTSHGCAYVPWGGQEHGKGQYQVLVGGPNNWVPVSGSNIPPGAFPGGESEDGEPLYIGRVRHEGSITTGKVQPSHGVCYIPFGGQELGFPDYEVLMA
- the LOC106716925 gene encoding uncharacterized protein LOC106716925 isoform X2, with the translated sequence MANVMDVSTPDNLQYQFFPVSSGVVQFKVRTPNDAHVALTMAPQDSEPIYEIMIGGWGNTKSVIRKNKTRPDKVEIETPGIVNGGEFRGFWVRWDGGVVSAGREGESIPFISWADPEPFPVAFVGVCTGWGATGTWKIEVAPSAPTAAALYSPPAGYPGAAPAGYPGAAPAVAPSGGAGVWMDASSGQVVPGAVVGGQDCSGEPLYVARAQHEGAMLPGKLVTSHGCAYVPWGGQEHGKGQYQVLVGGPNNWVPVSGSNIPPGAFPGGESEDGEPLYIGRVRHEGSITTGKVQPSHGVCYIPFGGQELGFPDYEVLMA